The genomic window ATATCCAGGTTATTTTTATAATTTTGCATTACAGAGCTCCAGAATACTTCCGCGAGGCTTGCTGTTACCTGAACTCCTGGAAGATCCATTGCCAGGTCGAGCCTCAGTATGTCCGGGGTTATTACTTCAATCCTAAACGTACTGGCTAATTGGTTTCCCTGCCCGATGTCTCTATTTGTGTATGTAACGTATGTGCTGGCAGGAGTTTCTACCATTATATCTTTATTGAATTTGGCGCCCTTCTCAAATGAAGCGCCTAAATGTAAATCACCCGGTCCTGTTGAAAGCATATAATCTGCACCTACTGCAAAGCTGACAGCATAGGCTGAGGCATCTATCTCTGGAATGGTGATTGAACCATTATCGTAATAGCTGAGCCGTTCTAAAGACATCCTGATTCCCAGAGACAGGGAATTGTTTCCAGACAATTTGTTTATCCGGTAAGCCGAAATTAACGAATAATCATGTATGTCCCTGCTCTCAAGAAATTTTATGGACTTTCCGATACCATCAGGATTTTCAGCTGTGGTTATTTTGATATCGGGATTTTCAAGTTTCAGGTTATATTTTTGTGCTATTGCTGCACCAATGTAAAACCCGCCTGAATGAAACGAAGCTCCGGCAGCATAAGGCATTCCGTTAATCAGGCTTTTGCCCTGCAGACCTCCAAAGTAAACTTTTTTTATCTGCATGCCATACTGGAAGGAAAGTCCTGCAGATATTTCTTCAAAACGGCTCAGGAAAGATGGATTCCCAAACCCTATAGTTGAGGAATTAAGATGAGGCTGAAGTGAATAGCCTTGAGGGAGCAGCTCATGGTCCCAATTAAAAGTAATTTGCTGGGCAAAAGAATTTATTGAAAAAAATAAGATAAAAACGTACAGGTAAATAGCTTTCATTGTTAACCCTGTAAAATCTGGAATAATCGGTGCAGCTAAATATAGCTGAATAAAATAAAAACAAAAAGATGGATATCCTTATTTGTAAGCTTGAAATTATCGCGCGGAATAGATATATTTGTAGTCTTAAATCCTTTAGCGGGCAAAACGATTTTTAGATTTTCCAGGCCCGGCTAATGAGTCAGTGCCCAACCCCACCAGGTCCGGAAGGAAGCAGTGGTAAGTACGAAGCTTGTGTAGCCGGCAGCCTGGATTTTTTGTTTTAAAACCTCTCTAGGCTCCGAAGGCTTTTACCGGTATCAAAAACTCAAGCGTGCCTGCTGAAAGCCTGGCGCGTCCGTGGAAAACAATCTTTGCAACTGCGCCTTTCTTGAAGTCAATTTCAGCCCCTGAATTTGAAATGAGCCTTGAGACGTGCGTCGAAAAATCAGGCTCATGCCCGAATATGGCTACGTCGTCTCCCGGCATCTCATTAATAAGCGAAATTATGTCTTCAGTCCTGCTCCCCGGGCTTAGGCGGTTATCCTGAATTACCTCATCTTTCAGCCCGTATTCTTTCCTTACAATTTCTGCCGTCTGAAGCGCCCTTGCAAGAGGGGAGGAGACAAGCGTGTCCAATTCCGGTATTACGCTCTTCCAGCCTTTGGCGGCCGTCAGCATCTTTTTTTTGCCTTCCTCTGTCAGCTCCCGGTCAAAATCCCTCCCGCCCGGCTTTTTGTCTTCAGCCGCACCGTGCCTTACAAGGTATAGGTTCACTTTTATTCTCCGAAATCTGCATAAAATACGGAAATGTAACTGCCGAAGCCTGCAATGTCCTTATTGAATTCCTTGCCCTCAGGAGTCTGCATCAGCCGGTCCAGATCTTCTCTTTTTGAAAACACGGCTTCACAGTATTTGAAAAATTTCTCCTGGCTCAAGGAAGCGCCCTCAATTTCAGCTAAGGTAATCTTCTGCCCCGTAAGGCTTTCAAGCTTTGGT from Ignavibacteria bacterium includes these protein-coding regions:
- the sixA gene encoding phosphohistidine phosphatase SixA — protein: MNLYLVRHGAAEDKKPGGRDFDRELTEEGKKKMLTAAKGWKSVIPELDTLVSSPLARALQTAEIVRKEYGLKDEVIQDNRLSPGSRTEDIISLINEMPGDDVAIFGHEPDFSTHVSRLISNSGAEIDFKKGAVAKIVFHGRARLSAGTLEFLIPVKAFGA